Part of the Vigna radiata var. radiata cultivar VC1973A chromosome 11, Vradiata_ver6, whole genome shotgun sequence genome is shown below.
TTTTCCGCGTAGCGGTGATGCAACCTATTCATATAGACCCTGAATCTATCAAGCCTCCCAAGAGAAGGAACGTGAAGATTTCGAAGGATCCGCAGAGTGTGGCAGCGAGGCACAGAAGGGAAAGGATTAGCGAGCGAATAAGGATCCTTCAGAGATTAGTTCCTGGTGGGACCAAAATGGACACGGCTTCTATGTTGGACGAAGCCATACACTACGTAAAGTTCTTGAAGAAACAAGTCCAGACGCTGGAACAAGCCGGAGCAAGTAGACCCTTGAGCGTTTTTGGCTTCCCTGGTACTGTGTCCAATGCCAATAATACCGTTAATTATTCTTCCTTCATGAAGAGTTGCCAACCGTGTCATATGCTGGGTTCTGCAGCTTCTAAACACATGCTGAGCTGAGTTGAGTTCAGAAGAACAGTTTGCATCATACATGCATGAAAAAATGAATATCAATGAATTATATACGAGCTGTATATTGATCTTCGTCATAGTCTTTTTTGTCATCAATGGTGCATGGGTTATAAAGACAGTGTTCGCCAGTGTAATTGTCGTTGTTTtaagaatttctttttctcttttcatacCTAAACGGGGAAAGCAATCAATAAAACTGATATGAATGaatatcattttcttcatctttgttcttttttgtatttttataatcaatcaatcaatcaatctcCTTGATTAATTTCGTTTCTATCTAATAAGAACGAATGTCAGAAAACTGTTTGAATAATAACAAGCAAATCTTATGAATGATCTAGACTCTTGCAGCAATCactgaaatatataatataatgaaaaataaatatataaaacaaaagtttgaCCGATCTTGTTCTGGTCTTCTAAATGCCCAACTCTAATGGGCCATTTTC
Proteins encoded:
- the LOC106777225 gene encoding transcription factor HEC2 codes for the protein MDVDILKTSTSDTSMDMIMMMQMEKFPELCEPFYNNTTPLYPDNEFLNSTTTTTLPVFSNVNPNVITPPPTLINPPPPPSSNFVLQQPMTPPLQPNPSFSEKKNSVAAMREMIFRVAVMQPIHIDPESIKPPKRRNVKISKDPQSVAARHRRERISERIRILQRLVPGGTKMDTASMLDEAIHYVKFLKKQVQTLEQAGASRPLSVFGFPGTVSNANNTVNYSSFMKSCQPCHMLGSAASKHMLS